From Oceanivirga salmonicida, the proteins below share one genomic window:
- a CDS encoding ComEC/Rec2 family competence protein, protein MNPYQILNISYILTYLVTYTIICTKQYNIIIKNIIIELVCLPLIFYVFGSVNLAMFLINLIFIPIFTVFIYLSLLTIIFRIEILKILTSEYLDLIRILMKNLSNIEIFTLKYTKFNFSLIIIIYLLIFSLFLVSKRDDEKVYIKFLTIAQKKCTLFLTNLKNKLK, encoded by the coding sequence ATAAATCCATATCAGATATTAAATATTTCATATATTTTAACATATTTAGTAACTTACACTATCATTTGCACCAAACAGTATAATATAATAATAAAAAATATAATAATAGAACTTGTATGTCTGCCACTAATTTTTTATGTGTTTGGAAGTGTAAATTTAGCAATGTTTTTAATAAATTTAATATTTATACCGATATTTACTGTTTTTATTTATTTAAGTCTTTTAACAATAATATTTAGAATAGAAATTTTAAAAATTTTAACTAGTGAATATTTAGATTTAATAAGAATACTAATGAAAAATTTATCAAATATAGAAATATTTACATTAAAATATACTAAATTTAATTTTTCTCTAATTATAATTATTTATCTCCTTATTTTTTCTTTATTTTTAGTATCTAAAAGAGATGATGAGAAAGTTTACATAAAATTTTTAACAATTGCCCAAAAAAAATGCACTCTTTTTTTGACTAATTTAAAAAACAAGTTAAAATAG